A single genomic interval of Cupriavidus necator N-1 harbors:
- a CDS encoding IclR family transcriptional regulator produces MVESDPQQDQTKPSYPIASVDKALRLLRSFTDRGAIRVAEASRDLDVARSTAHRLLEMLQHHEFVQQDPVSRAYVPGPALLKIGLSVVRNLDVRAVARPVIEALVDEVQESAHLVILSGRDMLIIDAVESPRMLRIGSRLGGTIPAHAAAGGRAMLATLSDERIKELYPTEELKAVTPDTLTSRKDLLSELEQVRARGYAVSVAEVEPDVSTVAATIPGSARTTPAAITISVPRSRVKRDDLPRLGKAAVSAALRVADRMAL; encoded by the coding sequence ATGGTCGAATCCGACCCCCAGCAAGATCAAACGAAGCCGAGCTATCCGATCGCATCGGTCGACAAGGCATTGCGCCTGCTGCGAAGCTTCACGGACCGCGGCGCGATCCGCGTGGCAGAAGCGAGCAGGGACCTGGATGTGGCGCGGTCCACGGCCCATCGTCTTCTGGAGATGCTCCAGCACCACGAATTCGTGCAGCAGGATCCCGTGTCTCGCGCCTACGTGCCGGGTCCCGCCCTGCTCAAGATTGGCTTGTCCGTGGTTCGCAACCTCGATGTTCGCGCCGTGGCACGGCCGGTCATCGAGGCGTTGGTGGACGAAGTCCAGGAATCCGCGCACCTGGTCATTCTTTCCGGGCGCGACATGCTCATCATCGATGCGGTTGAGAGCCCCCGGATGTTGCGCATCGGTTCGCGCTTGGGCGGGACTATCCCGGCGCACGCTGCAGCAGGTGGCCGAGCGATGCTCGCCACGCTCTCCGACGAACGCATTAAGGAGCTGTATCCAACGGAAGAACTCAAGGCCGTCACCCCAGACACCTTGACCAGCCGCAAGGATCTTCTAAGCGAGCTCGAGCAGGTTCGCGCCCGCGGGTATGCGGTAAGCGTCGCCGAGGTCGAACCGGACGTGAGCACGGTCGCTGCGACGATCCCTGGCTCCGCCCGCACGACGCCAGCGGCGATCACCATTTCCGTACCACGCTCTCGGGTGAAACGGGATGATCTTCCGCGACTTGGGAAAGCCGCGGTCTCCGCGGCACTGCGCGTTGCCGACCGGATGGCGCTGTAG
- the tnpC gene encoding IS66 family transposase — protein MPPAAQAYIRELEARAAANAQHIAELNERIGLLEEQFRLAQSKRFAPSSEKLKDRVFDEAEQMAAAEPADDDEDEVLALPDTGLPEPDKPAGRKRGRKPLPAELPRQRIEYDLTEDQKICPCCRGALHRMGEEVSEQLHIEVKASVLQHVRFKYACRHCERNAERTPVVTAPMPAQPLPGSNASPAMLATVTTGKYVDGTPLYRMEDALGRAGIEVGRGTLANWIIRPAQLHYSRLYEALRRSLLSQPLIHGDETTVQVLKEEGKAAQSKSYMWVYRSAEDSEQPVVLFDYQPGRGQEYPQAFLAGYHGMLMTDGYKAWRTLEGVTHFGCVAHARRMFVDAQKGQKKPSARVLKALESFQALYQVETLAKAELPEGETRVDYTYRMRQQHSVPLLEALKAWLDQQAPQVLPESLLGKAIAYARNQWEYLSRYVTDGRAPVDNNAIERDIRPFCTARKAWLFADTVAGAKASAMIYSLMLTCRACDVEPYAYLLHVLTELPQRAPDADISDLLPFNFARRQTAPPHPA, from the coding sequence TTGCCGCCGGCCGCCCAGGCCTATATCCGCGAACTCGAAGCGCGGGCTGCTGCCAACGCTCAGCACATCGCCGAGCTGAACGAGCGCATCGGGCTCCTTGAGGAACAGTTCCGCCTCGCGCAGTCCAAACGCTTCGCACCAAGCAGCGAGAAGCTCAAGGACCGCGTGTTCGACGAAGCCGAACAAATGGCCGCAGCAGAGCCGGCCGACGATGATGAGGATGAGGTGCTCGCGCTGCCGGACACGGGGTTGCCGGAGCCTGATAAGCCCGCAGGGCGCAAACGTGGCCGCAAGCCGCTGCCGGCGGAGCTGCCGCGCCAGCGCATTGAGTACGACCTGACCGAAGACCAGAAGATCTGCCCGTGCTGCCGAGGTGCACTGCATCGCATGGGCGAAGAAGTCAGCGAACAGTTGCACATCGAGGTAAAGGCCTCGGTACTGCAGCACGTCCGCTTCAAATACGCGTGTCGGCACTGCGAGCGCAACGCCGAACGCACACCGGTGGTGACCGCACCGATGCCGGCGCAACCACTTCCTGGCAGCAACGCAAGCCCAGCGATGCTGGCGACTGTCACCACCGGCAAGTACGTGGATGGCACGCCGCTGTACCGCATGGAAGACGCGCTGGGTCGCGCCGGTATTGAAGTTGGCCGTGGCACACTGGCCAACTGGATCATCAGACCCGCGCAACTGCACTACAGCCGGCTGTACGAGGCGCTGCGCCGCTCGCTGCTATCGCAGCCACTGATCCATGGCGACGAGACGACGGTGCAGGTACTCAAGGAGGAAGGCAAGGCCGCGCAGAGCAAATCGTACATGTGGGTCTACCGCAGCGCGGAGGACAGCGAGCAACCCGTGGTGCTGTTCGACTACCAACCGGGGCGCGGACAGGAGTATCCGCAGGCGTTCCTCGCCGGCTACCATGGCATGCTAATGACCGATGGCTACAAGGCCTGGCGCACGCTCGAAGGCGTCACGCACTTCGGCTGTGTTGCGCACGCCAGGAGGATGTTCGTTGATGCGCAAAAGGGGCAGAAAAAGCCCAGCGCTCGAGTGCTAAAGGCGCTCGAGTCTTTCCAGGCGCTGTACCAGGTCGAGACGCTCGCCAAGGCAGAGCTGCCCGAAGGTGAAACGCGCGTCGACTACACGTACCGGATGCGTCAACAGCACAGCGTGCCGCTGCTGGAAGCCCTCAAGGCATGGCTGGACCAGCAGGCGCCGCAGGTACTGCCGGAAAGCCTGCTGGGCAAGGCCATCGCCTACGCGCGCAACCAGTGGGAATATCTGAGCCGCTACGTCACCGATGGACGGGCGCCGGTAGATAATAACGCCATAGAAAGAGACATCCGGCCATTCTGCACAGCGAGAAAGGCCTGGCTCTTTGCAGACACCGTCGCTGGGGCGAAGGCGAGCGCCATGATCTACAGCCTGATGCTTACGTGCCGCGCCTGTGACGTCGAGCCGTATGCTTATCTGCTCCACGTGCTCACAGAGCTGCCACAGCGCGCGCCGGACGCTGACATCAGCGACCTGTTGCCGTTCAACTTCGCACGGCGGCAAACCGCGCCGCCGCACCCTGCCTGA